One segment of Solanum lycopersicum chromosome 1, SLM_r2.1 DNA contains the following:
- the LOC101259973 gene encoding acetate--CoA ligase CCL3, protein MVVERDIDHLPKNAANYTALTPLSFLERAAMIYPNRKSLIHGSVQYTWLQTYRRCSQLASALTKRSITFGTTVAVIAPNVPAMYEAHFGIPMAGAVLNAVNVRLNADTIAFLLGHCSAAVVMVDQEFFPLAEEALKILEDKSQGKSNRPLIVVIADKNCDPAPLQYALDKGAVEYDNFLETGDPDFLWKPPQDEWQSIALGYTSGTTASPKGVVLHHRGAYLMALSNAVVWSMKEGAVYLWTLPMFHCNGWCFTWTLAAICGTNICLRQVTAKAVYSAIAHLGVTHFSAAPVVLNTIVNASKEETILPLPRLVHVSTAGASPPPPVLAAMTQRGFRVLHTYGLSETYGPSTLCTWKPEWDLLPTDVQARLNARQGVRYVSLEHLDVVNPTDMTPVPADGKTMGEIVFRGNVVMKGYLKNPKANEAAFAGGWYHSGDLAVKHPDGYIEIKDRSKDIIISGGENISSVEVENILYQHPAILEVSVVARPDEQWGESPCAFVTLKPAVKETDQQQAAEDIIKFSRSKMPRYWVPKSVFFGPLPKTATGKIQKHLLRTKAKEMGPLKKSRL, encoded by the exons ATGGTGGTGGAGAGAGATATCGATCATCTTCCAAAGAATGCGGCGAACTACACAGCTCTCACGCCCTTATCCTTCTTGGAAAGGGCCGCCATGATTTATCCTAACAGAAAATCATTAATTCATGGCTCTGTTCAATACACATGGCTTCAGACTTATCGCCGTTGCTCTCAACTGGCTTCTGCTCTTACCAAACGCTCCATCACTTTCGGAACCACC GTTGCTGTGATTGCACCAAATGTTCCTGCTATGTATGAAGCTCATTTTGGAATTCCAATGGCTGGAGCTGTTCTAAATGCTGTCAATGTTCGTTTAAATGCAGACACAATTGCTTTTCTTTTGGGCCATTGCTCAGCTGCAGTTGTCATGGTGGACCAAGAATTCTTTCCATTGGCTGAGGAAGCTTTAAAAATTCTAGAAGATAAGAGTCAAGGAAAATCAAATCGACCACTTATTGTAGTTATCGCTGATAAAAATTGTGATCCCGCCCCACTTCAATATGCTTTAGATAAAGGGGCAGTTGAATATGATAATTTCTTGGAAACTGGTGACCCAGACTTCCTATGGAAGCCACCACAGGATGAGTGGCAGAGTATTGCTCTGGGCTATACTTCTGGTACGACAGCTAGTCCTAAAGGAGTGGTGCTTCATCATCGTGGTGCATATCTTATGGCTTTAAGTAACGCCGTTGTTTGGAGTATGAAAGAGGGAGCTGTGTACCTTTGGACTCTACCAATGTTTCACTGTAATGGTTGGTGTTTCACTTGGACACTTGCAGCAATTTGTGGGACCAACATATGCCTTAGACAG GTAACTGCAAAGGCTGTTTATTCCGCCATAGCTCACCTTGGTGTAACCCATTTCTCTGCTGCACCTGTGGTGCTCAATACCATAGTTAATGCTTCAAAAGAGGAGACCATCCTTCCCCTGCCTCGGCTAGTACATGTAAGCACTGCTGGtgcttctcctcctcctcctgtTCTTGCTGCAATGACTCAACGTGGTTTCCGTGTCTTGCACACTTATGGCCTTTCTGAAACTTATGGCCCCTCCACTTTATGCACATGGAAGCCTGAGTGGGATTTACTTCCCACAGATGTTCAAGCGCGTCTCAATGCACGTCAAGGAGTGAGATATGTAAGCCTGGAGCATCTGGATGTAGTTAACCCCACGGACATGACACCTGTTCCAGCCGATGGGAAAACGATGGGAGAAATCGTCTTCAGGGGTAATGTTGTGATGAAAGGCTACCTGAAGAACCCGAAAGCCAATGAAGCTGCTTTTGCAGGAGGCTGGTATCACTCTGGTGATCTTGCTGTAAAACATCCTGATGGGTATATTGAAATAAAAGACAGATCAAAAGATATCATCATATCTGGTGGTGAAAATATTAGTAGTGTTGAGGTCGAGAATATCCTATATCAACACCCAGCAATACTAGAGGTCTCCGTTGTTGCGAGGCCTGATGAGCAATGGGGAGAGTCACCTTGTGCATTCGTGACATTAAAGCCTGCTGTAAAGGAAACAGATCAGCAGCAGGCTGCAGAggatattattaaatttagtcGATCAAAGATGCCTAGGTACTGGGTACCAAAGTCGGTGTTTTTCGGACCATTGCCAAAGACAGCTACAGGGAAAATACAGAAGCACTTGTTAAGGACAAAGGCAAAGGAGATGGGACCGTTGAAGAAGAGTAGATTGTAA